A genomic window from Micromonospora ferruginea includes:
- a CDS encoding TNT domain-containing protein: protein MRTRRWLLAALSGAALTLAPGPALSALGPSAAFAQGAAVVDERSAGPQPAPVSPSLCTPGLPPTAPQTTQFYDNNRLLGPLTLPTASPVGPLLAGYQRLGAQTETEWLKNWTSGPTTLLFPPEDGFVLDPHGAPVKTRQVLLPGYRIDRFGNPTGAFLSPIGTPFSSRALAPQSLNTPPTPPATTPLAPLANYHTYCVVKPFPVDSGPIAPWFAQPGMGTQFELNQAYFPQASDPVNVQWLLDHGFLVEEYLDGLCTDPTGWAQSSQIC, encoded by the coding sequence GTGAGAACTCGCCGTTGGTTGTTGGCCGCCCTCTCCGGCGCGGCCCTGACGCTGGCACCCGGCCCGGCGCTGTCCGCCCTCGGGCCCTCGGCCGCGTTCGCGCAGGGCGCGGCGGTGGTCGACGAGCGGTCGGCCGGCCCGCAGCCCGCACCGGTCAGCCCCAGCCTCTGCACGCCGGGGCTGCCGCCGACCGCCCCGCAGACCACCCAGTTCTACGACAACAACCGGCTGCTGGGCCCGCTCACCCTGCCCACCGCCTCGCCGGTCGGGCCGCTGCTCGCCGGCTACCAGCGGCTCGGCGCGCAGACCGAGACCGAATGGCTGAAGAACTGGACCAGCGGCCCGACCACCCTGCTCTTCCCGCCGGAGGACGGCTTCGTCCTGGACCCGCACGGCGCGCCGGTCAAGACCCGGCAGGTCCTGCTGCCGGGCTACCGGATCGACCGGTTCGGCAACCCGACCGGCGCCTTCCTGTCGCCGATCGGCACCCCGTTCAGCTCGCGCGCGCTGGCGCCGCAGAGCCTGAACACCCCGCCGACGCCGCCGGCCACCACGCCGCTCGCCCCGCTGGCCAACTACCACACGTACTGTGTGGTCAAGCCGTTCCCGGTGGACTCCGGGCCGATCGCACCCTGGTTCGCCCAGCCCGGCATGGGCACCCAGTTCGAGCTGAACCAGGCCTACTTCCCGCAGGCCTCGGACCCGGTGAACGTGCAGTGGCTGCTCGACCACGGGTTCCTCGTGGAGGAATACCTGGACGGCCTCTGCACCGACCCGACCGGGTGGGCGCAGTCGTCGCAGATCTGCTGA
- a CDS encoding NUDIX hydrolase, whose protein sequence is MNEQDFLAGYDPRDYPAVAVTVDVVALTIREGALHLLLIRRGAPPYEGHWALPGGFIRPDEDLLAGARRELAEETGLGGERLDRVHLEQLGSYGAPDRDPRMRVVSIAHLAFAPDLPDPVADTDAADAIWLPVTALPNRQLAFDHGRIIDDGLERARSKLEYTPLATRFLAPEFTVTELRAVYETVWGEPLHAGNFHRKVLSVPGFVESTGASTERGGPRGGPRARLYRPGTARLLHPALLRS, encoded by the coding sequence GTGAACGAGCAGGACTTCCTCGCCGGATACGACCCCCGGGACTACCCGGCGGTCGCCGTCACCGTCGACGTGGTGGCGCTGACCATCCGCGAGGGCGCACTGCACCTGCTGCTGATCCGTCGCGGCGCGCCGCCGTACGAGGGGCACTGGGCGCTGCCCGGCGGCTTCATCCGCCCGGACGAGGACCTGCTGGCCGGCGCCCGACGCGAGCTGGCCGAGGAGACCGGGCTCGGCGGCGAGCGGCTGGACCGGGTGCACCTCGAACAGCTCGGCAGCTACGGCGCCCCCGACCGGGACCCCCGCATGCGGGTGGTGTCCATCGCCCACCTGGCGTTCGCCCCCGACCTGCCCGACCCGGTCGCCGACACCGACGCCGCCGACGCGATCTGGCTGCCGGTCACCGCGCTGCCCAACCGGCAGCTCGCCTTCGACCACGGCCGGATCATCGACGACGGGCTGGAGCGGGCCCGCTCCAAATTGGAGTACACGCCGCTGGCCACCCGGTTCCTCGCCCCCGAGTTCACCGTCACCGAGCTGCGCGCCGTCTACGAGACGGTCTGGGGCGAACCGCTGCACGCCGGCAACTTCCACCGCAAGGTGCTCTCCGTGCCCGGCTTCGTGGAGAGCACCGGCGCCAGCACCGAACGCGGCGGCCCCCGGGGCGGCCCGCGCGCCAGGCTCTACCGCCCCGGCACCGCCCGCCTCCTCCACCCCGCCCTGCTGCGGTCATGA
- a CDS encoding acetyl-CoA C-acetyltransferase has protein sequence MQSVRRVAVIGGNRIPFARSNSRYAHASNADMLGAALDGLVARFGLAGQRVGEVVAGAVLKHSRDFNLTREVVLGSRLDPHTPAYDIQQACGTGLEAAILVANKIALGQIEVGIAGGVDTTSDAPLAVNEDMRRTLIQLNSARTLGARLKVAAKLRPLQPFKPEIPRNAEPRTGLSMGDHAAVTALRWNVDRAAQDELALRSHQRLAAAYDKGFFDDLMTPYLGLTRDQNLRPDTSPEKLGSLKPVFGTKGPDAERATMTAGNSSPLTDGASTVLLASEEWAREHSLPVLAWFSWSETAAVDFVHGDEGLLMAPAYAVPRMLARAGLKLQDFDFYEIHEAFASQVLATLAAWESPEFCAERLGLDAPLGSIDRGKLNVNGSSLAAGHPFAATGGRIVATLAKLLDAKGSGRGLISICAAGGQGVTAILER, from the coding sequence GTGCAGAGTGTCCGGCGGGTCGCGGTCATCGGCGGCAACCGCATCCCCTTCGCCCGGTCCAACTCGCGCTACGCGCACGCGTCCAACGCGGACATGCTCGGCGCGGCGCTCGACGGGCTGGTCGCCCGGTTCGGGCTGGCCGGCCAGCGGGTCGGCGAGGTGGTGGCCGGCGCAGTGCTCAAGCACTCGCGCGACTTCAACCTCACCCGCGAGGTGGTGCTCGGCTCCCGACTCGACCCGCACACCCCGGCGTACGACATCCAGCAGGCCTGCGGCACCGGGCTGGAGGCCGCCATCCTGGTCGCCAACAAGATCGCCCTCGGGCAGATCGAGGTGGGCATCGCCGGTGGCGTGGACACCACCTCGGACGCGCCGCTGGCCGTCAACGAGGACATGCGTCGCACGCTGATCCAGCTCAACTCCGCCCGGACCCTCGGCGCACGACTCAAGGTGGCGGCGAAGCTGCGCCCGCTCCAGCCGTTCAAGCCGGAGATCCCGCGCAACGCCGAGCCGCGCACCGGGCTGTCGATGGGCGACCACGCGGCGGTGACCGCGCTGCGCTGGAACGTCGACCGGGCGGCCCAGGACGAGTTGGCGCTCCGCTCGCACCAGCGGCTCGCCGCCGCGTACGACAAGGGGTTCTTCGACGACCTGATGACCCCCTACCTCGGGCTGACCCGCGACCAGAACCTCCGGCCGGACACCTCGCCGGAGAAGCTCGGCTCGCTGAAGCCGGTCTTCGGCACGAAGGGGCCGGACGCCGAGCGGGCCACCATGACCGCCGGCAACTCCTCGCCGCTCACCGACGGCGCGTCGACCGTGCTGCTCGCCTCCGAGGAGTGGGCCCGGGAGCACAGCCTGCCGGTGCTGGCCTGGTTCTCCTGGTCCGAGACGGCCGCCGTCGACTTCGTGCACGGTGACGAGGGGCTGTTGATGGCACCCGCCTACGCGGTACCCCGGATGCTGGCCCGGGCCGGGCTCAAGCTCCAGGACTTCGACTTCTACGAGATCCACGAGGCGTTCGCCTCGCAGGTGCTGGCCACGCTGGCGGCCTGGGAGTCGCCGGAGTTCTGCGCGGAGCGGCTGGGCCTGGACGCGCCGCTCGGGTCGATCGACCGGGGCAAGCTCAACGTCAACGGCTCGTCCCTGGCCGCCGGGCACCCGTTCGCGGCCACCGGCGGCCGGATCGTCGCCACCCTGGCCAAGCTGCTCGACGCGAAGGGGAGCGGGCGCGGCCTGATCTCCATCTGCGCGGCCGGCGGTCAGGGTGTGACCGCGATCCTGGAACGCTGA
- a CDS encoding 3-oxoacyl-ACP reductase, whose translation MTDRYASFVQTGAGRALVKRLGLPDPPRLRRHTPGDPLVPGPVLLGASSGGRLAEPAGKILTAAGVELADPATATGDSRFAALVYDASGVADSTGLRQLYDFFHPQARSLLPSGRVIVLGTPPVECGSPREATAQRALEGLTRSIGKEFGRGVTAQLVYVTRDGDAGTPVSLESTLRFLLSGRSAYVSGQVVRVGAGTAVAPADWDRPLDGQVVLVTGAARGIGAALAKVLARDGAQVVALDIPAAGDELATVANEIGGSAVQLDLTAPDAPTRLAEHLASRHGRVDVVVHNAGITRDKTLGRMDADRWDSVIDVNLSSQERINDVLLERDLIPAGGRIVSVSSIAGIAGNRGQTNYATSKAGVIGLVDSLSPVLRERGISLNAVAPGFIETRLTARIPLTLREAGRRMNSMAQGGLPVDVAETIGWLSWPASGAVSGNVVRVCGQSLLGA comes from the coding sequence ATGACCGACAGGTACGCGAGCTTCGTCCAGACGGGGGCCGGTCGCGCGCTGGTCAAGCGCCTTGGCCTGCCCGACCCGCCCCGACTGCGCCGGCACACGCCGGGCGACCCGCTCGTCCCCGGGCCGGTCCTGCTCGGCGCGTCGTCCGGCGGCCGGCTGGCCGAGCCGGCCGGCAAGATCCTGACCGCCGCCGGGGTCGAGCTGGCCGATCCGGCGACCGCGACCGGCGACAGCCGCTTCGCGGCCCTGGTGTACGACGCCAGCGGCGTCGCCGACTCGACCGGGCTGCGCCAGCTCTACGACTTCTTCCACCCGCAGGCCCGTTCGTTGCTGCCCAGCGGCCGGGTGATCGTGCTGGGCACGCCGCCGGTCGAGTGCGGCTCGCCCCGGGAGGCGACCGCCCAGCGCGCCCTGGAAGGGCTGACCCGCAGCATCGGCAAGGAGTTCGGCCGGGGCGTCACCGCCCAACTCGTGTACGTCACCCGGGACGGGGACGCCGGCACCCCGGTGAGCCTGGAGTCCACCCTGCGCTTCCTGCTCTCCGGCCGCTCCGCGTACGTCTCGGGCCAGGTCGTTCGGGTCGGCGCCGGCACCGCCGTCGCGCCGGCCGACTGGGACCGCCCGCTGGACGGCCAGGTGGTGCTGGTGACCGGCGCGGCCCGCGGCATCGGCGCGGCGCTGGCCAAGGTGCTGGCCCGCGACGGCGCCCAGGTGGTGGCGCTGGACATCCCGGCGGCCGGCGACGAGCTGGCAACGGTGGCCAACGAGATCGGCGGCAGCGCGGTGCAGCTCGACCTGACCGCGCCGGACGCGCCGACCCGGCTCGCCGAGCACCTGGCGTCCCGGCACGGCCGGGTCGACGTGGTGGTGCACAACGCCGGCATCACCCGGGACAAGACGCTCGGCCGGATGGACGCCGACCGGTGGGACTCGGTGATCGACGTCAACCTGTCCAGCCAGGAACGGATCAACGACGTGCTGCTGGAACGCGACCTGATCCCGGCCGGCGGGCGGATCGTCTCGGTCTCCTCGATCGCCGGGATCGCCGGCAACCGGGGGCAGACCAACTACGCGACCAGCAAGGCCGGCGTGATCGGCCTGGTCGACTCGCTGTCCCCGGTGCTGCGCGAGCGCGGGATCAGCCTGAACGCGGTCGCGCCCGGCTTCATCGAGACCCGGCTGACCGCGCGCATCCCGCTGACGCTGCGCGAGGCGGGCCGGCGGATGAACAGCATGGCCCAGGGCGGCCTGCCGGTGGACGTGGCCGAGACGATCGGCTGGCTCTCCTGGCCGGCGTCCGGCGCGGTCAGCGGCAACGTGGTCCGGGTCTGCGGCCAGAGCCTGCTGGGGGCGTGA
- a CDS encoding PKD domain-containing protein, translated as MARSGTPDQPITIRNTADSAAAISGPTAGVVIDGQHDIVLQDLWVMKLADLPAVDLRDAAGITVQGGVFSMSDASTAPLARLAGVTRSTLTGFRASGAAVVDGLILDDATTDVEVRSVIVSSPPVYGRHENSVGIRVDGPGNRLVNNVVNGFSGAGVALGPEAADTVVVNTQMTAGGGFGIHNHGALRTAITNNTVQSRCRDGIRVDGASTGTSIQNNMLMTNGSNRNSYCDKTDGWGAEIALFDDSGKRVTVDYNNTMHLYDPAFYSWNGLGMMLVAFRDTSGQAKHDKEVSDYRDREDSANSAAPGYLTTDRIGAGRADNPAVPNTGAGPVTYADRGAFETLGSPTAALDIALDLGASSVTLDASASTPGFVPLTTYVFDFGDGTVVTQAKPVASHTYARAGNYEVTIKVSGSDQRVATVVRPVGVLPRTGTVGLLALQNLRYTSAAQAGASAQADQPALGADGQFDLADAGNGQVALLSRATNRYLSVSATVLAVSTAVGPNETFVLLRNTDGTISLKATVNSRYVGVSSTVELTAIAPGITNAEKFYRVNVADANRTLKATVNGRYVSAESAGAKPLIANRATAGPWETFDLADLGSGQVGVFAHANNRFVCADNVGLNPLIANRTSAGAWEKFTVTRNADGTTSLKATINSRYVSADNVGTNPLIANRATIGLWEKFTLAG; from the coding sequence GTGGCCCGTTCCGGCACCCCCGACCAGCCGATCACCATCCGCAACACCGCCGACAGCGCCGCCGCCATCAGCGGGCCGACGGCCGGCGTCGTCATCGACGGTCAGCACGACATCGTGTTGCAGGACCTCTGGGTCATGAAGCTCGCCGACCTGCCCGCTGTCGATCTGCGCGATGCCGCCGGCATCACCGTGCAGGGCGGTGTCTTCAGCATGTCCGATGCGTCAACGGCCCCGCTCGCGCGGCTCGCCGGTGTCACCCGGTCGACCCTGACCGGATTCCGGGCCAGTGGCGCCGCGGTGGTGGACGGATTGATCCTCGATGACGCGACGACCGACGTCGAGGTCCGCTCGGTGATCGTGTCCAGCCCACCGGTCTACGGCCGCCACGAGAACAGTGTCGGGATCCGCGTGGACGGGCCGGGCAACAGGCTGGTGAACAACGTCGTCAACGGCTTCAGCGGCGCCGGTGTCGCCCTCGGCCCGGAAGCGGCCGATACGGTCGTGGTGAACACCCAGATGACCGCGGGTGGCGGCTTCGGCATCCACAACCACGGCGCGCTCCGCACCGCGATCACCAACAACACCGTGCAGAGCCGCTGCCGCGACGGGATCCGCGTCGACGGCGCGTCGACCGGCACCTCGATCCAGAACAACATGCTGATGACCAACGGGTCGAACCGAAACAGCTACTGCGACAAGACCGACGGCTGGGGCGCAGAGATCGCCCTTTTCGACGACTCCGGCAAACGGGTGACGGTCGACTACAACAACACCATGCACCTCTACGATCCGGCGTTCTACTCCTGGAACGGGCTCGGGATGATGCTGGTCGCGTTCCGCGACACCTCAGGCCAGGCCAAGCACGACAAGGAGGTGTCTGACTACCGCGACCGCGAGGACTCCGCCAACTCCGCGGCACCCGGCTATCTGACCACCGACCGCATCGGGGCCGGCCGGGCGGACAACCCGGCTGTGCCGAACACCGGCGCCGGCCCGGTCACCTACGCCGACCGTGGTGCCTTCGAAACCCTCGGCTCGCCGACCGCCGCGCTCGACATCGCGCTGGACCTGGGCGCCTCATCGGTCACGCTGGACGCGTCGGCGTCAACGCCCGGTTTCGTTCCGCTCACCACCTACGTGTTCGACTTCGGCGACGGCACGGTGGTGACCCAGGCCAAGCCGGTCGCCTCACACACCTATGCGCGGGCAGGCAACTACGAGGTGACGATCAAGGTGTCCGGCAGCGATCAGCGGGTGGCAACCGTGGTCAGGCCCGTCGGCGTGCTGCCGCGTACCGGCACGGTCGGTCTGCTGGCGCTGCAGAACCTGCGCTATACGTCTGCGGCACAGGCCGGCGCGAGCGCGCAGGCGGACCAGCCCGCGCTGGGCGCCGACGGACAGTTCGATCTGGCGGACGCGGGGAACGGCCAGGTCGCCCTGCTGTCCCGGGCCACCAACCGTTACCTCTCGGTCAGCGCGACGGTTCTGGCGGTCAGCACTGCGGTCGGGCCGAACGAGACGTTCGTCCTGCTCCGCAACACCGACGGCACGATCAGCCTGAAGGCGACCGTCAACAGCCGCTACGTCGGCGTGTCGTCGACCGTCGAACTGACCGCCATCGCTCCCGGCATCACCAACGCCGAAAAGTTCTACCGGGTCAACGTGGCCGACGCGAACCGCACCCTCAAGGCCACCGTCAACGGCAGGTACGTCAGCGCGGAGAGCGCCGGAGCGAAGCCGCTGATCGCCAACCGGGCCACCGCCGGCCCGTGGGAGACGTTCGACCTGGCCGACCTCGGCTCGGGTCAGGTGGGCGTCTTCGCGCACGCCAACAACCGCTTCGTGTGCGCGGACAACGTCGGGCTCAACCCGCTGATCGCCAACCGCACCAGCGCCGGGGCGTGGGAAAAGTTCACCGTGACCCGCAACGCCGACGGCACCACCAGCCTCAAGGCGACGATCAACAGCCGCTACGTCAGCGCCGACAACGTCGGCACCAACCCGCTCATCGCGAACCGCGCCACGATCGGCCTCTGGGAGAAGTTCACCCTGGCCGGCTGA
- a CDS encoding MaoC/PaaZ C-terminal domain-containing protein: MGVDGRARVELGRLPAAGALYRRALVGALPGTGRGRGRELPAVELGVAGVTVEPAHLADYDRVCGFRLADRLPATYLHVLGFPLSLRLMTAADFPIPLTGVVHVANRITVHRPVQVGESVDFRTYAENLRPHDRGRQLDVVLVGSVGGEEVWRGVSTYLGKERAAGGGAGRDRGDRPAPPAASARWRVTPRVGTDYARVSGDHNPIHTSKLGARLFGFPRPIAHGMWSKARCLAALESRLPDAYTVDVAFKLPVSLPSTVSFSAVTSGDGWDFALHGGRDGRPHLVGTIR, from the coding sequence GTGGGGGTGGACGGGCGCGCGCGTGTCGAGTTGGGGCGGCTGCCGGCGGCGGGGGCGCTCTACCGGCGGGCGCTGGTGGGGGCGCTGCCGGGGACCGGACGGGGGCGGGGGCGGGAGCTGCCCGCCGTGGAGCTGGGCGTCGCGGGAGTGACGGTGGAGCCGGCGCACCTGGCCGACTACGACCGGGTCTGCGGGTTCCGGCTGGCCGACCGGCTGCCGGCGACCTACCTGCACGTGCTCGGGTTCCCGCTGTCGCTGCGGCTGATGACCGCCGCCGACTTCCCCATCCCGCTCACCGGCGTGGTGCACGTGGCCAACCGGATCACCGTGCACCGGCCGGTCCAGGTCGGCGAGAGCGTGGACTTCCGCACGTACGCGGAGAACCTGCGCCCGCACGACCGGGGTCGGCAGCTCGACGTGGTGCTGGTCGGCTCGGTCGGCGGCGAGGAGGTGTGGCGGGGCGTGTCGACGTACCTCGGGAAGGAGCGCGCGGCGGGCGGCGGCGCGGGGCGCGACCGGGGTGACCGGCCCGCGCCGCCTGCGGCTTCCGCCCGGTGGCGGGTGACGCCGCGCGTCGGTACGGACTACGCGCGCGTCTCCGGCGACCACAACCCGATCCACACCTCCAAGCTGGGCGCGCGGCTGTTCGGCTTCCCGCGCCCGATCGCGCACGGCATGTGGAGCAAGGCCCGCTGCCTGGCCGCGCTGGAGAGCCGGCTGCCGGACGCGTACACCGTGGACGTGGCGTTCAAGCTGCCGGTGTCGTTGCCGTCCACGGTGTCCTTCAGCGCCGTGACCTCGGGCGACGGCTGGGACTTCGCGCTGCACGGCGGCCGGGACGGCAGGCCGCATCTGGTCGGCACCATCCGCTGA